A region of Amblyraja radiata isolate CabotCenter1 chromosome 22, sAmbRad1.1.pri, whole genome shotgun sequence DNA encodes the following proteins:
- the LOC116985681 gene encoding parvalbumin, thymic-like translates to MEITDVLSVADISSALKECQANESFNCKRFFRTCGLSKKTAEEIRKVFQAIDDDNSGFIEEEELKFFLQRFSAGARVLSDNETKIFMAGGDKDSDGKLGAEEFVDLVLS, encoded by the exons ATGGAAATCACCGACGTTCTCTCTGTCGCTGACATCAGTAGCGCATTGAAGGAATGTCAAG CCAACGAGTCCTTCAACTGCAAGAGATTCTTCCGGACCTGTGGCCTGTCCAAAAAAACTGCGGAAGAAATCAGAAAAGTGTTCCAGGCAATTGACGATGATAACAGTGGTTTCATCGAAGAAGAAGAGTTAAA ATTTTTCCTGCAAAGATTCTCAGCTGGGGCCAGAGTCCTCAGTGATAATGAAACCAAAATATTCATGGCTGGAGGTGATAAAGATAGTGATGGGAAACTTGGTGCTGAAG AATTTGTTGACCTAGTTCTATCATAG